A genomic region of Nostoc sp. UHCC 0702 contains the following coding sequences:
- a CDS encoding tetratricopeptide repeat protein: MRLLRRGGETNRRGAELGGEAEVWLQRGGELFMRRDLEGAIACFDQTIKFKPDYHKAWYNRGVALLNLGCYSEAIASYDQAIKIKPDFHEAWYDRGVALDALGRKSEAIASYDQAIKLKPDYHEAWYNRGVALYALGRNSEAIASYDQAIKLKPDFHEAWSNRGAVLSALGRNSEAIACFDQAIKFKPDDHQAWYNRGVVLADLGRKSEAIASYDQAIKFKPDYHEAWSNRGNALDDLGRKSEAIASYDQAIKFKPDYHEAWYNRGVALADLGRKSEAIVSYDQAIKIKPDDHQAWYNRGNTLADLGSYSEAIASYDQAIKLKPDYHEAWYSRGNALYHLGRNSEAIACFDQAIKLKPDYHEAWFNRGVALYHLGHHSEAIASYDQAIKIKPDFHEAWFNRGLALADLGHHSEAIASYDQAIKFKPDLHQAWFNRGVALSELGHHSEAIASYDQAIKIKPDYHKAWFNRGNALAELGRHSEAIASYDQAIKFKPDLHQAWLNRGIAAGKSVSYSPLLTVSSDIVIQYPTLNQRGYEGRLASYEVGLKYCHQDTNPEGWGELHQAMGRAYYLQGVGERNHREYSRKAEAEYHQALITLTKEAFPELHLKVVQDLIRVLFDLDKHDEAKQWRRHGLEVFAELLNSPQKSSWQKRQLQAEFSGFSQMRVDVLIEDGDLVPALEAAERNKNFYLTWILDAKQENILSPSYSQIQQLINPTTAIVYWHLSPFALTTFLIHPGAEQPIIIATPKQKQLEVWIKNWDKQYQADGKRHQKTDSSTTASEDLNWRENLPELLEQLKDILNIPAIIESIQNTKSKIQNLKSKIQNPKSKIQNLILVPHRDLHRFPLHALFSDNFTITYLPSIQIGKTLQPKTDVKIWHSQPLLSIEYPSSEGLEILPYAEIESAAITQLLQNPNSQRISHTEASKTNVQNALKTGYSIFHFTGHASHNSQRPKESALYLSNQDYLTITDICNINFSGYELVSLAACETAITGKETIKEEYVGLVSAFLYKGASYVISSQWKVNELSSSLLMIYFYWQLKKGKSPAIAFTTATNWLRHLTNRKLEKIYKLIFPKLPKNEKTIRPFLRNQLHDLQKLESSQKNHKLFNHPYHWAAFTITGKTNLS; encoded by the coding sequence ATGCGGTTGTTGAGGAGGGGAGGGGAAACGAACCGCAGAGGCGCAGAGTTAGGAGGGGAGGCGGAAGTTTGGTTGCAAAGAGGTGGTGAACTATTCATGAGGAGGGATTTGGAAGGTGCGATCGCCTGTTTTGACCAAACCATCAAATTTAAACCTGATTACCACAAAGCTTGGTATAACCGGGGTGTGGCGCTTCTTAATTTAGGATGCTACTCGGAAGCGATCGCCTCTTATGACCAAGCCATCAAAATTAAACCTGATTTCCACGAAGCTTGGTATGACCGGGGTGTGGCGCTTGATGCTTTAGGACGCAAATCGGAAGCGATCGCCTCTTATGACCAAGCCATCAAATTGAAACCTGATTACCACGAAGCTTGGTATAACCGGGGTGTGGCGCTTTATGCTTTAGGACGCAACTCGGAAGCGATCGCCTCTTATGACCAAGCCATCAAATTGAAACCTGATTTCCACGAAGCTTGGTCAAACCGGGGTGCGGTGCTTTCTGCTTTAGGACGCAACTCGGAAGCGATCGCCTGTTTTGACCAAGCCATCAAATTTAAACCTGATGACCACCAAGCTTGGTATAACCGGGGTGTGGTGCTTGCTGATTTAGGACGCAAATCGGAAGCGATCGCCTCTTATGACCAAGCCATCAAATTTAAACCTGATTACCACGAAGCTTGGTCAAATCGGGGTAATGCGCTTGATGATTTAGGACGCAAATCGGAAGCGATCGCCTCTTATGACCAAGCCATCAAATTTAAACCTGATTACCACGAAGCTTGGTATAACCGGGGTGTGGCGCTTGCTGATTTAGGACGCAAATCGGAAGCGATCGTCTCTTATGACCAAGCCATCAAAATTAAACCTGATGACCACCAAGCTTGGTATAACCGGGGTAATACGCTTGCTGATTTAGGAAGCTACTCGGAAGCGATCGCCTCTTATGACCAAGCCATCAAATTGAAACCTGATTACCACGAAGCTTGGTATAGCCGGGGTAATGCGCTTTATCATTTAGGACGCAACTCGGAAGCGATCGCCTGTTTTGACCAAGCCATCAAATTGAAACCTGATTACCACGAAGCTTGGTTTAACCGGGGTGTGGCGCTTTATCATTTAGGACACCACTCGGAAGCGATCGCCTCTTATGACCAAGCCATCAAAATTAAACCTGATTTTCACGAAGCTTGGTTTAACCGGGGTTTGGCGCTTGCTGATTTAGGACACCACTCGGAAGCGATCGCCTCTTATGACCAAGCCATCAAATTTAAACCTGATTTACACCAAGCTTGGTTTAACCGGGGTGTGGCGCTTTCTGAATTAGGACACCACTCGGAAGCGATCGCCTCTTATGACCAAGCCATCAAAATTAAACCTGATTACCACAAAGCTTGGTTTAACCGGGGTAATGCGCTTGCTGAATTAGGACGCCACTCGGAAGCGATCGCCTCTTATGACCAAGCCATCAAATTTAAACCTGATTTACACCAAGCTTGGTTAAACCGAGGGATTGCAGCCGGAAAATCAGTTAGTTATAGCCCCCTATTAACTGTTTCTAGTGATATTGTCATACAATACCCAACTCTCAACCAGCGCGGCTATGAAGGAAGATTAGCAAGCTATGAGGTAGGGTTGAAATATTGCCATCAAGACACTAACCCGGAAGGTTGGGGTGAGTTGCATCAGGCTATGGGAAGAGCTTACTATTTGCAAGGTGTAGGAGAACGAAATCACCGTGAATACTCACGCAAAGCAGAAGCCGAATATCACCAAGCTTTAATCACTTTAACAAAAGAAGCTTTTCCCGAATTGCATTTAAAAGTAGTGCAAGACTTAATTCGTGTCTTGTTTGATTTAGATAAACACGACGAAGCAAAGCAATGGCGGCGACATGGGTTAGAAGTATTTGCAGAGTTGTTAAATTCACCTCAAAAGTCTTCTTGGCAAAAACGCCAACTCCAAGCAGAATTTTCTGGATTCTCCCAGATGCGAGTTGATGTATTAATCGAAGACGGTGATTTAGTACCCGCCTTAGAAGCCGCAGAGAGAAATAAAAATTTCTACCTCACCTGGATACTCGACGCCAAACAAGAAAATATCCTCAGCCCCAGCTACAGCCAAATTCAACAGTTAATCAATCCCACCACAGCAATAGTCTACTGGCATCTCAGCCCCTTTGCCCTCACTACTTTTCTCATCCACCCTGGTGCAGAACAACCGATTATTATTGCCACACCAAAGCAAAAACAGTTAGAAGTATGGATAAAAAATTGGGATAAACAATACCAAGCTGATGGGAAGCGTCATCAAAAAACAGATTCTTCCACAACAGCTAGTGAGGATCTAAATTGGCGGGAAAACTTGCCAGAATTACTAGAACAACTAAAAGATATCCTCAACATCCCCGCCATCATCGAATCAATCCAAAATACCAAATCCAAAATCCAAAATTTAAAATCTAAAATCCAAAATCCAAAATCCAAAATCCAAAATTTAATCCTAGTTCCCCACCGAGACTTGCATCGCTTTCCCCTTCATGCCCTATTTAGCGATAATTTCACCATCACCTATTTACCCAGCATCCAAATCGGCAAAACTTTACAACCTAAAACAGATGTAAAAATATGGCATTCTCAACCTTTACTAAGTATAGAATATCCCAGTAGCGAAGGCTTAGAAATACTGCCCTATGCAGAAATCGAATCTGCCGCCATTACTCAACTATTACAAAATCCAAATTCTCAGCGCATTTCTCACACCGAAGCCAGCAAAACTAATGTCCAAAACGCCCTAAAAACAGGATACAGTATTTTTCACTTTACCGGACATGCCAGCCATAACAGCCAACGTCCGAAAGAATCTGCCCTTTACCTGAGCAATCAAGATTATTTAACAATAACAGACATTTGCAATATTAACTTCAGTGGCTATGAGTTAGTCAGCCTTGCTGCTTGTGAAACCGCCATCACCGGAAAGGAAACTATCAAAGAAGAATATGTCGGCTTAGTCAGTGCTTTTCTGTATAAAGGTGCCAGCTATGTGATCAGTTCTCAGTGGAAAGTGAATGAACTTTCTAGTAGCTTATTGATGATTTACTTTTATTGGCAATTAAAAAAAGGCAAATCACCCGCAATTGCTTTCACAACAGCAACCAACTGGCTACGCCATCTCACCAATAGAAAATTAGAGAAAATATATAAACTCATCTTCCCCAAACTACCCAAAAACGAAAAAACCATCCGCCCCTTTTTAAGAAATCAATTACATGATCTCCAAAAATTAGAATCATCGCAGAAAAACCATAAACTTTTTAACCATCCCTACCATTGGGCAGCCTTCACCATTACTGGTAAAACTAATTTATCTTGA
- a CDS encoding AEC family transporter: MTNLLELYVKLVGLALIGFFLGRKLPATVPTGLGQGLFWVGVPISIVAFLRQADLSGQIWIAPAIAYLAMFSGAFLAWLGIKGQAYFKNTITPESTQGSFILAAMVGNTGYLGFPITLAMVGQKYFAWALFYDLLGSLFGAYGLGVLIAYRFGGGVRSYWEISKTILINPALWSFGFGLLLRQVMLPGAVEFGLEKLGWIVVALSLVLIGMRLSQLNSWDRLPQAAMSLAIKMLLVPLAIGITLPLFGVTGDPAQVIVLQMAMPPAFATLVIAETFNLDRDLAVTALALGAILLLLTLPIWLWLF; encoded by the coding sequence TTGACAAACCTCTTAGAACTATACGTCAAACTAGTGGGATTAGCCCTAATAGGATTTTTTCTGGGACGTAAACTACCTGCCACAGTTCCCACCGGTTTAGGTCAGGGGCTTTTCTGGGTGGGAGTACCTATCAGTATAGTAGCATTTTTACGACAAGCTGATTTATCAGGACAAATTTGGATTGCACCTGCGATCGCTTATTTAGCTATGTTCTCAGGGGCATTTTTGGCTTGGCTAGGAATAAAAGGACAAGCCTATTTCAAAAACACCATTACTCCAGAATCCACTCAAGGCAGTTTCATCTTGGCAGCAATGGTAGGTAACACAGGTTATCTTGGCTTTCCCATTACCCTAGCAATGGTAGGACAAAAATACTTTGCTTGGGCTTTATTCTACGATTTACTGGGGTCACTTTTCGGGGCTTATGGCTTGGGTGTGTTGATAGCCTATCGTTTTGGCGGTGGTGTGAGAAGCTATTGGGAAATTAGCAAGACAATCTTAATTAATCCGGCTTTGTGGAGTTTTGGTTTTGGCTTGCTACTGCGACAGGTGATGCTTCCGGGTGCAGTTGAATTCGGCTTAGAGAAACTTGGCTGGATTGTGGTTGCTTTATCTCTGGTGTTAATTGGGATGCGACTCTCGCAGCTTAATTCTTGGGACAGGCTACCACAGGCAGCCATGAGTTTGGCAATCAAAATGCTACTAGTTCCGCTAGCGATCGGCATTACCTTACCACTTTTTGGTGTAACTGGTGATCCAGCACAGGTGATTGTATTACAAATGGCTATGCCCCCAGCATTTGCCACATTAGTAATTGCCGAAACCTTCAATTTAGATCGTGATCTTGCAGTTACAGCCTTGGCATTGGGGGCTATATTATTGCTGCTAACTCTGCCAATTTGGCTGTGGCTGTTTTGA
- a CDS encoding D-alanyl-D-alanine carboxypeptidase family protein: protein MNKAGFSGQPQNSSGEPGDDIPVALRDTPDVAPRLRWPVLVIGTGVGFVLLAVISGFLFFVTAPKKTADTQSSPANSAIPTTKDGNNPDTVLGHLAYPEAPASELIAITADGRIKMRKAAGEKFQAMAQAARSAGVILVPISAFRSVKEQEQLFFGVGQQRNQTPAERAALSAPPGHSEHHTGYAVDIGDGAVPATNLQSNFDNTKAYKWLQENAARFGFEMSFPKDNLQGVSYEPWHWRYVGDRDSLEMFYKARNLKPVPTQ, encoded by the coding sequence TTGAATAAAGCTGGCTTTTCTGGACAACCACAAAACTCATCGGGTGAGCCTGGTGATGATATTCCAGTGGCTTTACGTGATACTCCTGATGTAGCCCCTAGGCTACGCTGGCCTGTTTTAGTGATTGGCACAGGAGTGGGGTTTGTTCTGTTGGCTGTAATTAGTGGTTTTTTGTTTTTCGTCACAGCACCTAAAAAAACTGCCGATACACAATCTTCACCAGCTAATTCTGCTATACCAACTACAAAAGACGGTAATAATCCTGATACTGTCTTAGGACATTTGGCATATCCAGAAGCACCCGCCTCAGAGTTAATAGCAATTACCGCAGATGGGCGGATCAAAATGCGAAAAGCCGCTGGCGAAAAGTTTCAGGCAATGGCACAAGCGGCGCGGAGTGCAGGTGTAATTTTAGTGCCAATTTCCGCCTTTCGTTCGGTGAAAGAGCAGGAACAGTTATTTTTCGGTGTTGGGCAACAGCGCAATCAAACCCCAGCAGAAAGAGCCGCCCTCAGCGCTCCTCCTGGTCATAGCGAACATCATACAGGTTACGCTGTAGACATTGGAGATGGAGCAGTACCAGCAACTAATCTCCAAAGCAACTTTGACAACACCAAGGCGTATAAATGGCTACAAGAAAATGCTGCTCGTTTTGGTTTTGAAATGTCCTTTCCCAAAGACAACTTGCAAGGTGTGAGTTATGAGCCGTGGCACTGGCGTTATGTAGGCGATCGCGATAGCCTAGAAATGTTCTACAAAGCCAGAAATTTGAAACCTGTGCCGACGCAGTAG
- a CDS encoding energy transducer TonB, which produces MSFSDINVQQRSKEVEALRSFLAYSLIGSLALHIGLLASGIGNLLTRVPGEEEPIELAIVDPATEKLEEVPEEIIEETKVQPGSGSQGGGNGIEGGGYEGGSGSANSQSVVALERKPEIAPQPKAMASPTPKAIAQKQPVAPAPVQKIEKVDSIKTPTQQSPINKLSQEVVTQASAPTSQSGSVTQGSDNLRQFLGGIRDSRATQGNVGGSETGNGPGNGPGNGPGNGPGNGPGNGPGNGPGNGPGNGPGNGPGNGTETNTSAPKQPANPPIVATTSTPPKINTSSDNGRAACRKCEFKYPESARKRGIQGRAEVAVDSDAQGNVTNVRLTLSSGNRELDEATLRQARDSKLKPSEGGRQGVVLATEYAIRGTRRYNQVQEQKRQREQRERNQQTTASNTNATEGTSRRRRFVTSGSTNIPTERSTESRLTRRVRRQPVQTAATNSSSQQRTTRSQGNVRESLRGLRRQRVSNNSSQQTPKTQNRRRRRDSNSTSSQDKLRQSLRGLRQPSQAKPAGSE; this is translated from the coding sequence ATGAGCTTTTCTGACATTAACGTCCAACAACGTTCCAAAGAAGTTGAGGCTCTGAGGTCTTTTCTGGCGTACAGTCTGATTGGTTCACTGGCTTTGCATATCGGCTTACTGGCATCAGGCATAGGTAATTTGTTGACACGAGTGCCTGGTGAAGAGGAACCAATAGAGTTAGCGATCGTAGATCCTGCGACTGAAAAACTAGAAGAAGTACCTGAAGAGATTATAGAAGAAACGAAAGTGCAACCAGGCTCAGGATCTCAAGGTGGTGGCAATGGGATCGAAGGTGGCGGTTATGAAGGAGGTTCCGGTAGTGCTAATTCTCAAAGTGTAGTGGCACTGGAACGGAAGCCAGAGATTGCTCCACAACCAAAAGCGATGGCTTCGCCAACGCCAAAGGCGATCGCACAAAAGCAGCCTGTAGCACCTGCACCAGTGCAAAAAATTGAGAAGGTTGACAGCATAAAAACTCCAACACAGCAATCACCGATAAATAAGCTTTCACAGGAAGTTGTTACACAGGCTTCCGCACCCACTTCACAATCGGGATCTGTAACTCAAGGTAGTGACAACTTAAGACAATTTTTAGGCGGTATCAGAGATTCTAGAGCAACTCAAGGTAACGTCGGGGGTTCAGAAACAGGTAATGGCCCTGGTAATGGCCCTGGTAATGGCCCTGGTAATGGCCCTGGTAATGGCCCTGGTAATGGCCCTGGTAATGGCCCTGGTAATGGCCCTGGTAATGGCCCTGGTAATGGCCCTGGTAATGGTACTGAAACTAACACAAGTGCGCCCAAGCAACCAGCAAACCCTCCCATAGTAGCGACCACATCCACACCTCCAAAAATTAATACCTCATCAGATAATGGTCGTGCAGCTTGCCGCAAATGTGAGTTCAAGTATCCAGAATCAGCACGAAAGCGAGGGATTCAAGGAAGAGCAGAAGTTGCTGTTGATTCTGATGCACAAGGTAATGTCACCAATGTGCGTCTTACTCTTTCTAGTGGAAACCGCGAGTTGGATGAAGCCACCTTAAGACAAGCGCGTGACTCGAAATTAAAACCATCAGAAGGTGGCAGACAAGGAGTAGTGCTCGCCACTGAATATGCCATACGTGGTACACGTCGATACAACCAAGTTCAAGAACAGAAAAGACAAAGAGAACAACGAGAGCGAAATCAGCAGACAACAGCATCCAACACCAATGCCACAGAGGGGACATCAAGACGTAGGCGGTTCGTTACATCTGGTAGTACAAATATTCCTACCGAAAGATCAACGGAATCCAGACTCACTCGTCGGGTGCGTCGTCAGCCAGTGCAAACAGCTGCCACAAACTCTTCGTCTCAACAGAGAACAACTCGTAGTCAGGGAAATGTGAGAGAATCTCTACGCGGTCTCCGGCGTCAGCGAGTATCTAACAATTCATCACAACAAACACCAAAAACTCAAAATCGGCGGCGACGCAGAGACAGCAACTCAACCTCTAGCCAGGACAAATTGCGACAGTCTTTACGGGGTTTGCGTCAACCATCTCAGGCAAAGCCAGCGGGGAGTGAGTAG
- a CDS encoding potassium channel protein translates to MAGAIALGGVFLIGTLWYHLIEGWSWEDAAYMTVITLATVGYGETRPLGSRGRLFTIALILLGLINIGYIVNRFTEAIIQGYFQQGIRLQQQRRLMESLSEHYIICGFSRTGRQIAKEFWAEGVPFVVIDSEVESVQRAQAEGYTVYQGDATLDDTLLKVGIERAICIVAALPSDAENLYTVLSAKTLNREIRAIARASTEEALQKLQRGGADAVVSPYITGGKRMAAAALRPQVLDFVDGILTGADRQLYMEEFLLDPAFCPFVGQSLQKAKLRSQSGALVLAIRRSDGALIGGPTGETVLLPGDTLICMGTAEQLRSINQILGPIRSQKLRKPRNS, encoded by the coding sequence ATGGCAGGGGCGATCGCTCTTGGTGGTGTTTTCTTAATTGGCACTTTATGGTATCACCTAATAGAGGGCTGGTCATGGGAAGATGCGGCTTACATGACAGTCATCACTTTAGCCACCGTAGGATATGGCGAGACACGCCCATTGGGTAGTCGCGGACGGTTGTTTACCATTGCCCTAATTTTGTTGGGTTTAATCAATATCGGTTACATTGTCAATAGATTCACCGAAGCAATCATTCAAGGCTACTTCCAACAAGGAATTCGCCTCCAGCAACAAAGGCGGTTAATGGAATCTCTATCAGAACATTACATCATCTGTGGATTTAGTCGCACTGGTCGGCAAATTGCCAAGGAATTTTGGGCAGAAGGTGTACCTTTTGTGGTGATTGATTCTGAAGTGGAATCTGTGCAAAGGGCGCAAGCAGAGGGTTATACAGTATACCAGGGTGATGCCACATTAGATGATACACTTTTGAAGGTTGGCATTGAACGGGCAATCTGTATAGTTGCAGCGTTACCTTCAGATGCAGAAAATTTATATACTGTACTTTCAGCAAAAACACTGAATCGAGAAATTCGGGCGATCGCCCGCGCCAGTACAGAAGAAGCTTTGCAAAAATTACAACGCGGCGGTGCAGATGCGGTGGTTTCTCCTTATATTACTGGCGGTAAGCGGATGGCAGCAGCAGCACTCAGACCCCAAGTGTTGGATTTCGTGGATGGTATTCTCACAGGTGCAGACCGCCAGTTATATATGGAAGAATTTTTGCTAGACCCTGCTTTTTGTCCCTTTGTCGGTCAAAGTTTACAAAAAGCAAAATTGCGATCGCAAAGTGGCGCATTGGTGCTGGCAATTCGTCGCAGCGATGGCGCTCTCATTGGTGGCCCCACCGGCGAGACAGTTCTATTGCCAGGAGATACGCTGATTTGCATGGGTACAGCAGAACAACTGCGTAGCATTAATCAAATTCTTGGGCCAATTCGTTCTCAGAAATTGCGTAAACCCAGAAATAGCTAA
- a CDS encoding aspartate aminotransferase family protein codes for MSIQTLIEQATIHPSGSVSSHPFDADSFNEAVMSTYARFPLALERGAGCRVWDTQGREYLDFVAGIATCTLGHAHPAMVEAVTRQIQKLHHVSNLYYIPEQGELAQWIIQHSCADRVFFCNSGAEANEAAIKLARKYAHTVLDIEKPIIITANASFHGRTLATITATAQPKYQKYFDPLVPGFHYVPYNDISAVEAAISELDEGDYHVAAILIEPLQGEGGVRPGDVAYFQKLRQICDETGVLLIFDEVQVGMGRSGKLWGYEHLGVEPDIFTSAKGLGGGIPIGAMMSKKFCDVFQPGEHASTFGGNPFVCGVALAVCQTLERENILQNVEARGEQLRNNLKAIAAKYPNYISQVRGWGLINGLELQADIPITAADVVKAAIDEGVLLVPAGPKVVRFVPPLIVTNAEVDTASEAVEKAIATVTK; via the coding sequence GTGAGCATACAAACTCTAATTGAGCAAGCCACCATCCACCCATCAGGTTCTGTGTCATCTCACCCGTTTGATGCCGATAGCTTCAATGAAGCTGTCATGTCAACTTATGCCCGTTTTCCCCTAGCTTTAGAACGGGGTGCAGGATGCAGGGTTTGGGATACACAAGGGCGGGAATATCTAGACTTTGTGGCTGGAATTGCCACTTGTACTTTAGGACATGCCCACCCAGCTATGGTGGAAGCGGTGACACGCCAAATCCAAAAGCTGCACCACGTTTCTAATTTGTACTACATTCCAGAACAAGGTGAATTGGCCCAATGGATTATTCAACATTCTTGTGCCGATCGCGTATTTTTCTGTAATTCTGGAGCTGAAGCTAATGAAGCGGCGATTAAATTAGCGAGGAAATACGCTCACACAGTTTTAGACATTGAAAAACCGATTATTATAACAGCAAATGCCAGTTTCCACGGACGGACTTTGGCAACAATTACAGCCACAGCCCAACCAAAGTATCAAAAATACTTTGATCCCTTGGTGCCTGGTTTCCACTATGTACCTTACAACGACATCAGCGCGGTAGAAGCGGCAATTAGCGAGTTAGATGAAGGTGATTACCATGTAGCGGCAATTTTGATTGAACCATTGCAGGGTGAAGGTGGAGTACGCCCTGGAGATGTGGCTTACTTCCAAAAACTGCGGCAGATTTGCGACGAAACTGGCGTTTTATTGATTTTCGATGAAGTGCAAGTTGGTATGGGACGCAGTGGTAAGTTATGGGGTTACGAACATCTTGGTGTTGAACCGGATATCTTTACCAGCGCCAAGGGTTTAGGCGGTGGTATCCCCATTGGGGCAATGATGAGTAAGAAATTCTGCGATGTTTTCCAGCCAGGGGAACACGCTAGCACCTTTGGCGGGAATCCTTTTGTTTGTGGTGTGGCCTTGGCTGTCTGCCAAACATTGGAACGGGAGAATATTTTGCAGAACGTAGAAGCACGGGGTGAACAGTTGCGAAATAATTTAAAAGCGATCGCAGCTAAGTATCCTAATTATATTTCTCAAGTGCGGGGTTGGGGTTTAATCAACGGTTTAGAGTTGCAAGCAGACATTCCAATAACCGCTGCTGATGTTGTCAAAGCTGCCATAGACGAGGGTGTGTTGCTTGTACCAGCCGGGCCAAAAGTTGTGCGGTTTGTACCGCCGTTGATTGTCACCAATGCAGAAGTAGATACAGCCAGTGAAGCTGTAGAAAAAGCGATCGCAACTGTCACCAAATAG
- a CDS encoding phosphotransferase, whose amino-acid sequence MNLPSAYPPIDQATLTTVVRRLLGRANAQLGEWQAKPIAHHIINNVTAGLQRIVGVASDRNENFSWSVILKILHLKPEDSAAIFNSSQDPTHWNYWQREALAYTSGILNNLTDDLVAPRCFATTEPSANVVWLWLEDIQGIPGTAWSLERFGLAARHLGYLQGTYALTQSLPTEPWLSRDWHRAWVSNIDYTANEELRELSASGHPLLKGLFTSTDCDRMMRLWSDRNLLFDAVDQAPRSLCHFDISPNNLFARHNAQGNDQTVIIDWSFVGHGVLGMDIVNFILDSVFLMFVDGSLLIPLEQLVFAEYLAGLRSAGWNGDQRVVLFVYAAVAALHFGLLGGRLLKLVQNQSRHSWLEQRFGQSIDQIITSRAIAITHALDLAEQARL is encoded by the coding sequence ATGAATTTACCTTCTGCATATCCACCAATTGATCAGGCAACGCTGACAACTGTTGTACGTCGTCTACTTGGTAGGGCAAATGCTCAATTGGGCGAATGGCAAGCCAAACCCATCGCTCACCATATCATCAATAATGTTACAGCAGGTTTGCAGCGTATTGTTGGTGTTGCTAGCGATCGCAACGAAAATTTTTCTTGGTCGGTGATTCTCAAGATTCTCCACCTCAAACCAGAAGATTCTGCTGCAATTTTCAATTCTTCACAAGACCCCACACACTGGAATTACTGGCAGCGTGAAGCTTTAGCGTATACATCAGGAATACTCAATAATTTGACCGATGATTTGGTAGCACCGCGTTGCTTCGCTACTACTGAACCGTCTGCTAATGTTGTTTGGCTGTGGCTGGAGGATATTCAAGGTATTCCTGGTACAGCTTGGTCGTTAGAACGCTTTGGTTTAGCGGCGCGTCACCTTGGTTATCTCCAAGGAACTTATGCACTGACGCAATCATTACCTACTGAGCCTTGGTTGAGTCGTGATTGGCATCGAGCATGGGTATCCAATATTGATTATACAGCTAATGAAGAGTTGCGAGAATTATCTGCATCAGGGCATCCACTGCTCAAAGGATTGTTTACCTCCACTGATTGCGATCGCATGATGCGTTTATGGAGCGATCGCAATCTTCTCTTCGATGCTGTAGATCAAGCACCACGCAGCCTCTGCCATTTTGATATCTCACCCAACAACTTGTTTGCTCGACATAACGCCCAAGGCAATGACCAGACCGTCATTATAGACTGGTCTTTTGTTGGGCATGGTGTCTTAGGAATGGATATTGTAAATTTTATTTTAGACAGCGTTTTTTTAATGTTCGTTGATGGTTCATTACTAATACCCCTAGAACAGCTAGTGTTTGCAGAATACTTAGCTGGGTTGCGTTCTGCTGGCTGGAATGGGGATCAGCGTGTGGTGCTATTTGTCTACGCTGCGGTGGCTGCACTTCACTTTGGTTTACTTGGGGGGAGGTTATTAAAACTAGTACAAAACCAATCCCGTCACAGTTGGCTTGAGCAACGCTTTGGGCAGTCTATTGACCAGATTATCACATCAAGAGCGATCGCTATTACTCACGCATTAGATTTGGCAGAACAAGCTCGATTATAA